One Micavibrio aeruginosavorus ARL-13 genomic window carries:
- a CDS encoding 50S ribosomal protein L25/general stress protein Ctc, with product MSKKFSLTAEKRDGAGKGIARALRRENKIPAVVYGDSKEPVSITLPLKEVTLEYRKGYMFTHLCEIDVAGQKHLTLARDVQLHPVTDKIIHVDFLRVTPKTRIKVDVPVHFINDEECKGLKAGGVLNVVHHEVVLECAATDIPEFVEVDLTNYDLGDVIHMDVVKLPKGATSVLEGDETIATIAVPRAVVEVEDAPVAADAVPASTEKKAAE from the coding sequence ATGTCGAAGAAATTTTCGCTGACGGCGGAAAAGCGTGATGGGGCAGGTAAGGGGATCGCCCGTGCACTGCGCCGTGAAAACAAAATCCCTGCGGTTGTATACGGCGATAGCAAAGAGCCCGTATCCATTACCCTGCCGCTGAAAGAAGTGACGCTGGAATACCGCAAGGGTTACATGTTCACGCACCTGTGCGAAATCGATGTCGCTGGTCAGAAACACCTGACCCTGGCGCGCGATGTTCAACTGCACCCGGTGACGGACAAAATTATTCACGTTGATTTCCTGCGCGTAACGCCGAAAACCCGTATTAAGGTTGACGTGCCGGTTCACTTCATCAACGACGAAGAATGCAAAGGCCTGAAAGCTGGCGGCGTTCTGAACGTTGTTCACCACGAAGTTGTTCTGGAATGCGCGGCAACGGACATTCCGGAATTCGTGGAAGTTGACCTGACCAACTACGATCTGGGCGACGTCATCCATATGGATGTTGTGAAGCTGCCGAAGGGCGCGACCTCCGTTCTGGAAGGCGATGAAACCATTGCAACGATCGCCGTTCCGCGCGCTGTTGTTGAAGTGGAAGACGCTCCGGTTGCGGCTGACGCCGTTCCGGCATCGACCGAGAAAAAGGCCGCTGAATAA
- the pth gene encoding aminoacyl-tRNA hydrolase yields MWLLVGLGNPGQKYADNRHNIGFMAIDAIADKHGFPDFRTKFQGLLTEGRIGGEKVALLKPQTYMNESGMAVGAAAKFFKVTPNRIVVFHDELDLAASKLRIKVGGGHAGHNGLRSIDSHLGRADYMRVRLGIGHPGDKDRVHGHVLGDFSKEEQKWVDAMMKSIPDHVGLILSGKDNDFMSKVASDLQPPKEQSV; encoded by the coding sequence ATGTGGCTTTTGGTTGGCCTGGGCAATCCCGGCCAGAAATATGCCGATAACCGGCACAATATCGGGTTTATGGCGATTGATGCCATTGCCGACAAACATGGCTTTCCTGATTTCCGGACGAAATTTCAAGGGTTGCTGACCGAAGGCCGCATTGGCGGTGAAAAGGTCGCCTTGCTCAAACCGCAAACCTATATGAATGAATCGGGAATGGCTGTTGGTGCCGCAGCCAAGTTTTTTAAGGTGACGCCGAACCGTATCGTTGTATTCCATGATGAACTGGATCTGGCGGCGTCGAAATTGCGGATCAAGGTGGGGGGCGGTCACGCCGGGCACAATGGTCTGCGGTCGATTGATTCCCATCTGGGGCGCGCCGATTATATGCGTGTGCGGTTGGGTATTGGCCACCCGGGAGATAAAGATCGCGTTCACGGCCATGTGTTGGGCGATTTTTCCAAGGAAGAACAAAAATGGGTTGATGCGATGATGAAGTCCATCCCCGATCATGTGGGCCTGATCTTGTCGGGCAAAGATAACGATTTTATGAGCAAGGTCGCAAGCGACCTTCAACCGCCTAAAGAGCAAAGCGTGTAA
- the ychF gene encoding redox-regulated ATPase YchF — protein MGFNCGIVGLPNVGKSTLFNALTATAAAQAANFPFCTIEPNVGRVAVPDARLDKIATIGKSAQIVPTQLEFVDIAGLVKGASKGEGLGNQFLANIRETDAIVHVLRCFDDENVIHVEGSVDPIRDAEVIETELMLADLESVERQIVSTTKKAKSGDKDIKIQLAVMEKVKVALDAGQPARVVVPNLAEDEKKPFAMLQLLTSKPILYVCNVSEADAATGNEWTKKVADMAKAQGAQHVVISAAIESEIAQLGSEEEKEEFLSTLNLEEAGLNKIIRAGYTLLGLQTYFTVGPKEARAWTVLKGARAPQAAGEIHSDIERGFIRAEVIAYDDFVALNGEQGAKDAGKMRVEGKEYVVQDGDIMLFRHSG, from the coding sequence ATGGGTTTTAATTGTGGGATTGTCGGTCTGCCGAACGTTGGAAAATCAACACTGTTTAATGCTTTGACGGCAACAGCTGCGGCGCAGGCCGCAAACTTCCCGTTCTGCACGATTGAACCGAACGTGGGTCGTGTGGCTGTGCCGGATGCGCGCCTCGATAAAATCGCCACCATCGGTAAATCGGCGCAGATCGTTCCGACGCAACTGGAGTTCGTGGATATTGCCGGATTGGTGAAGGGCGCGAGCAAAGGTGAAGGTCTGGGTAACCAATTCCTGGCCAACATTCGCGAAACCGATGCCATCGTGCATGTGTTGCGTTGTTTTGATGATGAAAATGTCATTCACGTTGAAGGGTCCGTGGACCCAATCCGCGATGCCGAAGTGATCGAAACGGAACTGATGCTGGCTGATCTGGAATCGGTTGAGCGGCAGATTGTCAGCACGACGAAAAAAGCCAAATCCGGCGACAAGGATATTAAAATTCAATTGGCTGTGATGGAGAAGGTTAAGGTTGCATTGGATGCGGGTCAGCCCGCCCGTGTCGTCGTGCCGAATTTGGCCGAAGATGAGAAGAAGCCGTTTGCCATGCTGCAACTGTTGACATCAAAGCCGATTTTGTATGTCTGCAACGTATCCGAAGCCGATGCCGCTACCGGCAATGAGTGGACCAAGAAAGTCGCCGATATGGCGAAGGCCCAAGGCGCACAACACGTTGTGATCAGCGCCGCCATCGAATCCGAAATCGCGCAGCTGGGTTCCGAGGAAGAGAAGGAAGAGTTTCTCTCGACCCTCAATCTGGAAGAAGCAGGCCTGAACAAAATTATCCGTGCGGGTTACACCTTGCTGGGTCTGCAAACCTATTTCACCGTGGGCCCGAAAGAAGCCCGCGCATGGACGGTTTTAAAAGGGGCCCGCGCGCCGCAGGCCGCCGGCGAAATCCACTCCGACATTGAACGCGGCTTTATCCGTGCCGAAGTCATTGCGTATGATGATTTTGTTGCCCTGAATGGCGAGCAAGGCGCAAAAGATGCCGGTAAAATGCGCGTCGAAGGTAAGGAATATGTCGTTCAAGACGGCGACATTATGCTGTTCCGCCATAGCGGTTGA